The Cyanobacteriota bacterium region CGACTGCTAATAATGCTAGTAAGACCGCAGCCGAGTAGGCTGCTTCTGTTTCATATTGCTTGTAAGCATCTTCCACGAACAACGGTAGGGTTTGAGTCTTGCCAATGATATTGCCAGAAACTACGGAAACAGCGCCAAACTCACCCATAACTCTGGCATTGGTGAGAATTAAGCCATAGAGCAAGCCCCAGCGAATGTTGGGCAACGTGACGCGCCAAAAGATTTGCCAGTCCTTTGCTCCCAAGGTTTTGGCGGCTTCTTCCTGGTCAACGCCTGCTTCCTCTAGCACGGGAATGACTTCACGGGCAACAAACGGCATACTTACAAACAGGGTAGCCAACAAAATACCAGGGAAGGCAAAAATCACTTTTATGTCGTGGGCTTGAAGAAAACTGCCAAACCAGCCGTTGCGTCCATAGAGTAACACTACCATTAACCCAGCAACCACAGGGGAGATGGAAAAGGGTAAGTCGATAATGCTCAATAGTAGGGTGCGACCAGGAAACTTATGGCGGGCGATCGCCCAAGCCGCACACAATCCGAACACCATGTTCACTGGCACAGAGACCAGAGCCAACAGTAATGTGAGCCTCACCGCAGACAAGAAGTTAGGTTCAGTGAGGTTTTTGAGAAATGGCTCCACACCCCTGCGAAATGCCTGTACAAAGACATTGAGGGCG contains the following coding sequences:
- the cysW gene encoding sulfate ABC transporter permease subunit CysW — its product is MTIANQPLKASPNAPPKPITRRQSWVPMVLIGIALLYLALVLYIPALNVFVQAFRRGVEPFLKNLTEPNFLSAVRLTLLLALVSVPVNMVFGLCAAWAIARHKFPGRTLLLSIIDLPFSISPVVAGLMVVLLYGRNGWFGSFLQAHDIKVIFAFPGILLATLFVSMPFVAREVIPVLEEAGVDQEEAAKTLGAKDWQIFWRVTLPNIRWGLLYGLILTNARVMGEFGAVSVVSGNIIGKTQTLPLFVEDAYKQYETEAAYSAAVLLALLAVVTLILKEILERKTRIRDVQE